In the genome of Telluria beijingensis, one region contains:
- a CDS encoding amino acid permease, which produces MSIFRTKNLDAMLAASAKPGGLKKVLGPTDLILLGIGAIVGTGIFVLTGTGAVTAGPALTLSFIVAAMACCFAALCYAEFASTVPVAGSIYTYSYATLGEFVAWMIGWDLLLEYGLATSTVAVGWSGYFQSLMSGFGLVLPDALTAAPGARPGVETMFNLPAFLIMIALTAMLSLGMRESARVNNVMVIIKTGVVLLFIAVGVGHVRPENWEPFMPYGMGGVMSAAALVFFAFIGFDAVTSAAEEVKNPKRDLPIGIIGSLVVCTILYVVVAAIMTGIVPHLDFKGVDHPVSLALQVAGENWVAGFVDLAAILGMSTVILVMAYGQTRILFAMSRDGLLPAKLSTVHPKYGTPFFATWLVGIIFGLIAAVVPLNVLAELVNIGTLAAFTLVSIAVIVLRKKRPDLPRAFRCPGVPVIPGLAIVFCLALMSFLSWHTWLAFGIWLAIGAAVYFGYARQRSLLNKPQ; this is translated from the coding sequence GTGAGTATTTTTAGAACCAAGAATCTGGATGCCATGCTCGCGGCCAGCGCCAAACCGGGCGGACTCAAGAAGGTGCTCGGCCCGACCGACCTGATCCTGCTCGGTATCGGCGCGATCGTCGGCACCGGTATTTTCGTGCTCACCGGCACGGGCGCCGTCACCGCCGGACCCGCGCTGACCCTCTCCTTCATCGTGGCCGCCATGGCCTGCTGCTTCGCCGCCCTCTGTTACGCCGAGTTCGCCTCGACCGTGCCGGTCGCCGGCTCGATCTATACCTATAGCTACGCCACCCTGGGCGAATTCGTCGCCTGGATGATCGGCTGGGACCTGCTGCTCGAATACGGCCTGGCCACCTCGACCGTGGCAGTCGGCTGGTCCGGTTACTTCCAATCGCTGATGTCCGGCTTCGGCCTGGTGCTGCCGGACGCCCTGACGGCGGCCCCGGGCGCCCGTCCCGGCGTCGAGACCATGTTCAACCTGCCTGCTTTCCTGATCATGATCGCGCTGACCGCCATGCTGTCGCTGGGCATGCGCGAATCGGCGCGCGTCAACAACGTCATGGTCATCATCAAGACCGGCGTCGTGCTGCTGTTCATCGCCGTCGGCGTCGGCCACGTCCGTCCCGAGAACTGGGAACCGTTCATGCCATACGGCATGGGTGGCGTGATGAGCGCCGCCGCGCTGGTGTTCTTCGCCTTCATTGGCTTCGATGCCGTGACCTCGGCCGCCGAGGAAGTCAAGAATCCGAAGCGTGACCTGCCGATCGGCATCATCGGTTCGCTGGTGGTCTGCACCATCCTGTACGTCGTGGTGGCCGCCATCATGACCGGCATCGTGCCGCACCTCGATTTCAAGGGCGTCGACCACCCGGTCTCGCTGGCGCTGCAGGTGGCGGGCGAGAACTGGGTCGCCGGCTTCGTCGACCTGGCCGCGATCCTGGGCATGAGCACCGTGATCCTGGTGATGGCCTACGGCCAGACCCGCATCCTGTTCGCCATGTCGCGCGACGGCCTGCTGCCGGCCAAGCTGTCGACCGTGCACCCGAAATACGGTACCCCGTTCTTCGCTACCTGGCTGGTGGGCATCATCTTCGGCCTGATCGCCGCCGTGGTCCCGCTGAACGTGCTGGCCGAGCTGGTCAATATCGGCACGCTGGCCGCCTTCACCCTGGTCTCGATCGCCGTCATCGTGCTGCGCAAGAAGCGTCCGGACCTGCCGCGCGCCTTCCGCTGCCCTGGCGTTCCGGTGATCCCGGGCCTGGCGATCGTGTTCTGCCTGGCGCTGATGTCGTTCCTGAGCTGGCATACCTGGCTGGCCTTCGGCATCTGGCTGGCGATCGGCGCCGCCGTCTACTTCGGCTATGCGCGCCAGCGTTCGCTGCTGAACAAGCCGCAATAA
- the dnaQ gene encoding DNA polymerase III subunit epsilon, giving the protein MRQIVLDTETTGLNPRTGDRVIEVGCVEIFNRKLTGNNFHRYINPERDSDEAALAVHGLTTEFLSDKPKFHEIAEELREFIQGAEVIIHNAPFDLGFLNHEFTRIGLPPFVEHCSGVIDTLVQAKELHPGKRNSLDALCDRYEISNAHRKLHGALLDSELLADVYLAMTRGQNSLTMDVEVEAASIGDVLEVVPLGEIIVVAASADELAAHEDVLAGLDKNVKGTCVWRNVAAQG; this is encoded by the coding sequence ATGCGCCAGATCGTCCTCGATACCGAAACCACCGGCTTGAATCCTCGCACGGGCGACCGCGTCATCGAGGTCGGCTGCGTCGAAATCTTCAACCGCAAGCTGACCGGGAATAATTTTCACCGCTATATCAATCCGGAACGCGATTCGGACGAGGCAGCGCTCGCGGTGCACGGTTTGACGACCGAGTTCTTGAGCGACAAGCCGAAGTTCCACGAGATCGCCGAGGAATTGCGCGAGTTTATCCAGGGCGCCGAAGTCATCATCCATAACGCGCCGTTCGACCTGGGCTTCCTGAACCATGAATTCACCCGCATCGGCCTGCCGCCCTTCGTCGAGCATTGCAGCGGCGTGATCGACACCCTGGTGCAGGCCAAGGAGCTGCATCCGGGCAAGCGCAATTCGCTCGATGCGCTGTGCGACCGCTACGAGATCTCGAACGCCCACCGCAAGCTGCACGGCGCCTTGCTCGACTCGGAGTTGCTGGCCGACGTCTACCTGGCCATGACGCGCGGCCAGAACTCGCTGACGATGGACGTCGAGGTCGAGGCCGCGAGCATCGGCGATGTACTTGAGGTGGTGCCGCTGGGCGAGATCATCGTGGTCGCAGCGAGCGCCGACGAGCTTGCTGCGCACGAGGACGTGCTGGCCGGGCTGGACAAGAATGTGAAGGGGACCTGCGTGTGGAGGAATGTTGCCGCGCAGGGGTGA
- a CDS encoding MHYT domain-containing protein, which produces MVSGHYEPLLVFVSILVAILASYTALSLAMRVRQSQGRAPYFWIAGGALAMGSGIWAMHFIGMLAFRLPMPVGYDPLITFASWLLPVVASGLALWQVRHRAFRRRHLAWSAVLMGAGINAMHYTGMAGMRMDPAISYTPWLFALSVAIAIGASALALQLGLRLHEDSHGGSRSRRAVQVAASIIMGGAIAGMHYTGMAAAHFEAGSVCRAALGGVDQDHLAALVTVATVALLSIALLATIFDARLEARNRTIAESLAAAAERQQLYLDEQRARLEAENVSQMKDEFLATLSHELRTPLNAMLGWSQLLLQGHRDVAMLRRGLETIERNARAQSQLIEDMLDMSRLLAGKVRIDAAPIQPQDFVNAALETARPAALARSVGLSASIDHGAGPVRGDLARMQQVMSNLLSNAVKFTEPGGAVTVTLRLEGEPGAGVGRNVAIDVADTGAGIAPEFLPYVFDRFRQADSSSARRHGGLGLGLAIARQLVELQGGTISVASRGEGQGATFTLHLPLAAPGALPAARAEPLAGLPLAPPELSGMTVLVIDDELDSLELVQQVLAASDATILTATGAREALRLVGLRRPDLIISDIGMPLVDGFELIRRVRAMPDRETAGVPAIALTAFSRREDQQRALEAGFDEYLAKPVAPALLLQTVAAIVARRNLLRSL; this is translated from the coding sequence ATGGTGAGCGGGCATTACGAACCCTTGCTGGTCTTCGTGTCGATCCTGGTGGCCATCCTGGCATCGTACACGGCGCTCAGCCTCGCGATGCGGGTGCGCCAGTCCCAGGGCCGCGCGCCATATTTCTGGATCGCGGGCGGCGCGCTGGCCATGGGCAGCGGCATCTGGGCCATGCACTTCATCGGCATGCTGGCCTTCCGCCTGCCCATGCCGGTCGGCTACGATCCGCTGATCACCTTCGCTTCCTGGCTGCTGCCCGTGGTCGCCTCGGGCCTGGCGCTGTGGCAGGTGCGGCACCGCGCATTCCGGCGCCGCCATCTGGCCTGGAGCGCGGTGCTGATGGGCGCGGGCATCAACGCCATGCACTATACCGGCATGGCCGGCATGCGCATGGATCCGGCCATCAGCTACACGCCCTGGCTGTTCGCGCTGTCGGTCGCGATCGCGATCGGCGCCTCGGCGCTGGCGCTGCAGCTCGGCCTGCGCCTGCACGAAGACAGTCACGGGGGTAGCCGGTCGCGGCGCGCGGTGCAGGTGGCGGCCAGCATCATCATGGGCGGCGCCATCGCCGGCATGCACTATACGGGCATGGCCGCGGCCCACTTCGAGGCCGGCAGCGTGTGCCGCGCGGCGCTGGGCGGGGTCGACCAGGACCACCTGGCGGCACTGGTCACGGTCGCCACCGTGGCCCTGCTCAGCATCGCGCTGCTGGCCACCATCTTCGATGCGCGGCTCGAGGCGCGCAACCGCACGATCGCCGAATCGCTGGCGGCCGCCGCCGAGCGCCAGCAGCTGTACCTGGACGAACAGCGCGCCCGGCTCGAGGCCGAGAACGTCAGCCAGATGAAGGACGAATTCCTGGCCACCCTGTCGCACGAGCTGCGCACGCCGCTCAACGCCATGCTCGGCTGGTCGCAGCTGCTGCTGCAGGGCCACCGCGACGTCGCCATGCTGCGCCGCGGCCTCGAAACCATCGAGCGCAACGCGCGCGCCCAGTCGCAGCTGATCGAAGACATGCTAGACATGAGCCGCCTGCTGGCCGGCAAGGTGCGGATCGACGCGGCCCCGATCCAGCCACAAGACTTCGTCAACGCCGCGCTCGAGACGGCGCGGCCGGCGGCCCTGGCGCGCAGCGTCGGCCTGAGCGCCAGCATCGACCATGGCGCCGGCCCGGTGCGCGGCGACCTGGCGCGCATGCAGCAGGTGATGTCGAACCTGCTGTCGAACGCGGTCAAGTTCACCGAGCCGGGCGGCGCGGTGACGGTGACCCTGCGGCTGGAGGGCGAACCGGGCGCAGGGGTCGGGCGCAACGTGGCGATCGACGTCGCCGATACCGGCGCCGGCATCGCGCCCGAATTCCTGCCCTATGTGTTCGACCGCTTCCGCCAGGCCGATTCATCGTCGGCGCGCCGCCATGGCGGCCTGGGCCTTGGACTGGCCATCGCGCGCCAGCTGGTCGAGCTGCAGGGCGGCACGATCAGCGTCGCCAGCCGCGGCGAAGGACAGGGCGCCACCTTCACCCTGCACCTGCCGCTGGCCGCGCCCGGCGCGCTGCCTGCCGCGCGCGCCGAGCCGCTGGCCGGGCTGCCGCTGGCGCCGCCCGAACTGTCCGGCATGACGGTGCTGGTGATCGACGACGAGCTCGATTCGCTGGAACTGGTGCAGCAGGTGCTGGCCGCCAGTGACGCCACCATCCTCACCGCCACCGGCGCGCGCGAAGCGCTGCGCCTGGTCGGCTTGCGCCGGCCCGACCTGATCATCAGCGATATCGGCATGCCGCTGGTCGATGGCTTCGAACTGATCCGGCGGGTGCGCGCCATGCCCGACCGCGAGACGGCCGGGGTGCCGGCGATCGCGCTCACCGCGTTCTCGCGGCGCGAAGACCAGCAGCGCGCGCTCGAAGCGGGCTTCGACGAATACCTGGCCAAGCCAGTGGCGCCCGCGCTCCTGCTGCAGACGGTGGCGGCGATCGTCGCGCGCCGTAATCTACTGCGTTCGCTTTAA
- the rnhA gene encoding ribonuclease HI, with translation MSEQSTNAVSPTQVEIFTDGACKGNPGTGGWGALLVSNGHEKEIFGGEPHTTNNRMELRAVIEALGVLNRPCKVVLHTDSQYVQKGISEWIHGWKARGWKTAAKEPVKNDDLWKALDLAQQQHAVEWRWVRGHNGHPGNERADVLANRGAASVRR, from the coding sequence ATGAGCGAACAATCAACGAATGCAGTGTCCCCGACCCAGGTCGAGATTTTCACCGACGGCGCCTGCAAGGGCAATCCGGGCACTGGCGGCTGGGGCGCGCTGCTGGTCTCGAATGGCCACGAGAAGGAAATCTTCGGCGGCGAGCCGCACACCACCAATAACCGCATGGAATTGCGCGCCGTGATCGAAGCGCTGGGCGTCCTCAATCGCCCGTGCAAGGTCGTGCTGCACACCGACAGCCAGTACGTGCAGAAGGGCATCTCGGAATGGATCCACGGCTGGAAGGCGCGCGGCTGGAAGACCGCGGCCAAGGAGCCGGTCAAGAACGACGACCTGTGGAAGGCGCTCGACCTGGCCCAGCAGCAGCACGCGGTCGAATGGCGCTGGGTGCGCGGCCACAACGGCCATCCGGGCAACGAGCGGGCCGACGTGCTGGCCAACCGCGGCGCGGCCTCGGTCCGGCGCTGA
- a CDS encoding isochorismatase family protein, protein MSAIVLGQGDALLIVDLQVDFLPGGSLGVPHGDQVIAPVNRLINLYHERGLPVYASRDWHPASHCSFAAQGGPWPPHCVAGTDGAGFSPSLQLPADAIVVSKADTAEVDAYSAFNGTGLGDAMRARGIRRLAVCGLATDYCVLNTVLDGLKEDIEILIVAEAARAVDVAPGDGDRAMTRMLAEGAVPVRLAGAGLVADLELGARL, encoded by the coding sequence ATGAGCGCCATCGTGCTCGGCCAGGGCGATGCCCTCCTGATCGTCGACCTGCAGGTCGACTTCCTTCCCGGCGGCAGCCTGGGCGTGCCGCATGGCGACCAGGTGATCGCGCCGGTCAACCGGCTGATCAACCTCTATCATGAGCGCGGCTTGCCGGTCTACGCCTCGCGCGACTGGCACCCCGCCTCCCACTGTTCCTTCGCCGCCCAGGGCGGGCCGTGGCCGCCGCATTGCGTCGCCGGCACCGACGGCGCGGGCTTTTCCCCCTCGCTGCAACTGCCCGCCGACGCGATCGTCGTCTCCAAGGCCGACACCGCCGAGGTGGATGCCTATTCGGCCTTCAACGGCACCGGGCTGGGCGACGCCATGCGTGCGCGCGGTATCCGGCGCCTGGCCGTGTGCGGCCTGGCCACCGACTACTGCGTGCTCAACACGGTGCTCGACGGCCTGAAGGAAGACATCGAGATCCTGATCGTCGCCGAGGCGGCGCGCGCGGTCGACGTGGCGCCCGGCGATGGCGACCGCGCCATGACCCGCATGCTGGCCGAAGGCGCGGTGCCGGTGCGGCTGGCGGGCGCCGGCCTGGTCGCGGACCTGGAGCTCGGCGCCCGTCTCTAG
- a CDS encoding SAM-dependent methyltransferase yields the protein MSDRHPSTLPAPHEQSQRSPLALGRRPLLHGVAALAGLALAPGLIVPARAQPPLPTVPYVSTPQDIVDRMLAMARVGRQDTVYDLGCGDGRIVIAAARRHGARGVGIDLDPERIKEADTNARLAGVQDRVRFRQADLFDTDFSPASVVMLYLLFEVNLRLMPRLWRQLRVGARVVSHDFHMGAQWPPEQIVRVRDKTLYAWTITPELKQEIAGSP from the coding sequence TTGTCGGACCGCCACCCAAGTACGCTACCCGCACCGCATGAGCAAAGCCAGCGATCGCCGCTGGCGCTTGGCCGCCGCCCCTTGCTGCATGGCGTCGCAGCGCTGGCCGGGCTGGCCCTGGCGCCTGGCCTGATCGTGCCGGCACGCGCCCAGCCGCCCCTGCCGACAGTGCCCTATGTCTCGACCCCGCAAGACATCGTCGACCGCATGCTGGCGATGGCCCGGGTCGGGCGCCAGGACACGGTGTATGACCTCGGCTGCGGCGACGGCCGCATCGTGATCGCCGCCGCCCGCCGCCATGGCGCGCGCGGCGTCGGCATCGACCTCGATCCCGAGCGCATCAAGGAGGCCGACACCAATGCGCGCCTGGCCGGCGTGCAGGACCGCGTGCGGTTTCGCCAGGCCGACCTGTTCGACACCGATTTCAGCCCGGCCAGCGTGGTCATGCTGTACCTGCTGTTCGAAGTCAACCTGCGGCTCATGCCACGCCTGTGGCGCCAGTTGCGGGTCGGCGCGCGGGTCGTGTCGCACGACTTTCACATGGGCGCGCAATGGCCGCCCGAACAGATCGTGCGCGTGCGCGACAAGACGCTGTATGCGTGGACCATCACCCCGGAACTGAAGCAAGAGATTGCAGGCTCGCCCTGA
- a CDS encoding thiamine pyrophosphate-requiring protein gives MTTTVGDFLLERLKQWGVRRIYGYPGDGINGILAAFGRQDAIDFVQGRHEEMSAFMACGHAKFTGEVGVCLATSGPGAIHLLNGLYDAKLDHQPVVAIVGQQQRSALGAHYQQEVDLVTLFKDVAGEFVQMATDAAQVRHLVDRAMRIAQARRCVTCIIVPNDLQEEDAVPTPPREHGSTFSGVGAALQAPVPPMEALQEAARLLDAGDRVAILAGAGADGALDELVEVAELLGAGIAKALLGKAVVPDDLPFCTGTIGMIGTQASDAMMKECDTLLMVGSSFPYAEFLPREGAARAVQIDLDPTMLALRYPMDVNLAGDARATLRALIPLLRRKQERSWRARIEANVAESWRVLDERARQPGKPVNPQRAFSELSPRLPDDVILAGDSGSVTAWYALHLRLRRGMMASLSGGLATMGSAVPYAFAAKMAHPGRPVIALAGDGAMQMNGMNGLITIARHWRDWADPTLVVLVLNNRDLNFVTWEQRGMQGEPKFEPSQRLPDFSYAEYARMLGLAGERVDDPEQLGAAWERALAAGRPFVLEVISDPNIPPFPPHIVDRQEAQYREAIAKGEREANDVERGVRQQGTSAGDGE, from the coding sequence ATGACCACCACCGTTGGAGACTTCCTGCTCGAGCGCCTCAAGCAATGGGGCGTGCGCCGCATCTACGGTTATCCGGGCGACGGCATCAACGGCATCCTGGCTGCCTTCGGACGCCAGGACGCGATCGACTTCGTCCAGGGCCGGCACGAAGAGATGTCGGCCTTCATGGCCTGCGGCCACGCCAAGTTCACCGGCGAGGTGGGCGTGTGCCTGGCGACCTCGGGGCCCGGCGCCATCCATCTTCTCAATGGCCTGTACGACGCGAAACTCGACCACCAGCCGGTGGTCGCCATCGTCGGCCAGCAGCAGCGCAGCGCACTCGGCGCCCACTACCAGCAAGAGGTCGACCTGGTCACGCTGTTCAAGGACGTGGCCGGCGAATTCGTGCAGATGGCAACCGATGCGGCCCAGGTGCGCCACCTGGTCGACCGCGCCATGCGCATCGCCCAGGCGCGGCGCTGCGTCACCTGCATCATCGTCCCGAACGACCTGCAGGAAGAAGACGCGGTGCCGACGCCACCGCGCGAGCATGGCAGCACCTTTTCCGGCGTCGGCGCGGCGCTGCAGGCGCCGGTGCCGCCCATGGAAGCGCTGCAAGAGGCGGCGCGCCTGCTCGATGCGGGCGACAGGGTCGCGATCCTGGCCGGCGCCGGCGCCGATGGCGCGCTGGACGAACTGGTGGAGGTGGCCGAACTGCTCGGCGCCGGCATCGCCAAGGCCTTGCTGGGCAAGGCCGTAGTGCCGGACGACCTGCCGTTCTGCACCGGCACCATCGGCATGATCGGCACCCAGGCCAGCGACGCGATGATGAAGGAATGCGACACGCTGCTGATGGTGGGGTCGAGCTTCCCGTATGCCGAATTCCTGCCGCGCGAGGGCGCGGCGCGCGCGGTGCAGATCGACCTCGATCCGACCATGCTCGCCCTGCGCTATCCCATGGATGTCAATCTGGCGGGAGACGCGCGCGCCACCCTGCGCGCCCTGATCCCGCTCCTGCGGCGCAAGCAGGAGCGCAGCTGGCGCGCCCGCATCGAAGCCAATGTGGCCGAGAGCTGGCGCGTGCTCGATGAGCGCGCGCGCCAGCCCGGCAAACCGGTCAACCCGCAGCGCGCCTTCAGCGAACTGTCGCCGCGCCTGCCCGACGACGTCATCCTGGCCGGCGACTCGGGCTCGGTGACCGCCTGGTATGCGCTGCACCTGCGCCTGCGGCGCGGCATGATGGCGTCGCTGTCGGGAGGCCTTGCGACCATGGGCTCGGCAGTGCCCTACGCCTTTGCCGCCAAGATGGCGCATCCGGGCCGGCCGGTGATCGCCCTGGCCGGCGATGGCGCGATGCAGATGAACGGCATGAATGGCCTGATCACGATCGCGCGCCACTGGCGCGACTGGGCCGACCCGACCCTGGTGGTGCTGGTGCTGAACAACCGCGACCTCAATTTCGTGACCTGGGAACAGCGCGGCATGCAGGGCGAACCGAAGTTCGAACCGTCGCAGCGGCTGCCCGACTTCTCGTATGCCGAGTACGCGCGCATGCTGGGCCTCGCAGGCGAGCGGGTGGACGATCCCGAGCAGCTGGGTGCGGCCTGGGAGCGGGCGCTGGCGGCGGGCCGTCCCTTCGTGCTGGAGGTGATAAGCGATCCGAACATTCCGCCGTTCCCGCCGCATATCGTCGACCGGCAGGAGGCGCAGTATCGGGAAGCGATCGCGAAGGGCGAGCGCGAGGCGAACGACGTCGAGCGCGGCGTGCGGCAGCAGGGCACGTCGGCCGGCGATGGGGAATGA
- a CDS encoding GGDEF domain-containing protein, with product MTAAHGLPPRFQPPLAIGLLLVALAGPAGAAPQPEARLDEIAAMAEQDNVRARTVLVQEGPKLIAGAPYAVRIHYLRLLRRVQADGGHFRDAFETNELIIGLAEAERDPLNLALASLARVLRLIETNDPAAALGQLETLGARYRDLGSLEFSATFDGLYGMAYSAVGQYDRALRHFLRALDMIKGHPDLWGPRPADIRLAMARMYVNARDPARALETLREIRASEQRLPPRTDAAVHFFEGRALVAQDEIEAALLAFRHALALAHAHELISLEANVLGNIANAHLKAGRYQEAEEAARAALEPARRSEDRISLQMAKANLGFAQFGQGRQREGLAHVDAVIAEMTKAGAMSTVGRMLAEKSQALEGAGRFREALATARERETVTQELALNDRNKAISALQEQFKARERAAQIDTLRKDNAVKDAELRHRGLVQTAASLGASLALFLCAGVLWLYRKSVLTRRRLAELNDELAYRSAHDPLTGLFNRRSFQDRMRSRTGEAAPRLGSADCFTLLDIDHFKRINDEYGHAAGDAVLVEVGKRLRAAMRESDMVLRWGGEEFLVYSQGVTQEQRPLLVQRILDAIAATPVVLEDGTALSVSATAGAVSLPFAHEGLDADTQEAAAQPDWEQAIALADRALYKGKEAGRNRGYIVAGLRRPEGALELDLVLPGAAA from the coding sequence ATGACTGCCGCCCACGGACTCCCACCCAGATTCCAGCCGCCGCTTGCGATCGGCCTGCTGCTGGTGGCGCTCGCCGGCCCGGCCGGGGCGGCGCCGCAGCCGGAGGCGCGACTGGACGAGATCGCGGCCATGGCCGAGCAGGACAATGTGCGCGCCCGCACCGTGCTGGTGCAGGAAGGGCCGAAACTGATCGCCGGGGCGCCCTATGCGGTGCGCATCCACTACTTGCGCCTGTTGCGGCGGGTCCAGGCCGATGGCGGACACTTCCGCGACGCCTTCGAAACGAACGAGCTTATCATCGGCCTGGCCGAGGCCGAACGCGATCCGCTCAATCTTGCGCTGGCCAGCCTGGCCCGCGTGCTGCGCCTGATCGAGACCAACGATCCAGCCGCAGCCCTCGGCCAGCTGGAAACCCTCGGCGCCCGCTACCGCGACCTCGGCAGCCTCGAGTTCAGCGCCACCTTCGACGGCCTGTATGGCATGGCCTACAGCGCGGTCGGCCAGTACGACCGGGCGCTGCGCCATTTCTTGCGCGCGCTGGACATGATCAAGGGCCATCCCGACCTGTGGGGTCCCCGCCCGGCCGACATCCGGCTGGCGATGGCGCGCATGTACGTCAATGCGCGCGACCCGGCCCGGGCGCTCGAGACCCTGCGCGAGATCCGCGCCAGTGAGCAGCGCCTGCCCCCGCGCACCGATGCCGCGGTCCACTTCTTCGAGGGCCGGGCTTTGGTGGCGCAGGACGAGATCGAAGCCGCCCTGCTCGCCTTCCGGCACGCGCTCGCGCTGGCCCATGCGCACGAATTGATTTCGCTCGAGGCCAATGTGCTGGGCAATATCGCCAACGCCCACCTGAAGGCGGGACGCTACCAGGAGGCCGAGGAAGCGGCGCGCGCCGCGCTGGAACCGGCCCGGCGCAGCGAAGACCGGATCAGCCTGCAGATGGCGAAAGCCAATCTCGGTTTCGCCCAGTTCGGCCAGGGCCGCCAGCGCGAAGGCCTGGCGCACGTGGACGCGGTGATCGCCGAGATGACCAAGGCCGGCGCCATGTCGACCGTGGGACGCATGCTGGCCGAAAAGAGCCAGGCGCTGGAGGGCGCCGGACGCTTCCGCGAAGCGCTCGCCACCGCGCGCGAACGCGAGACGGTGACCCAGGAACTGGCGCTCAACGACCGCAACAAGGCGATCTCGGCGCTGCAGGAACAGTTCAAGGCGCGCGAGCGCGCCGCCCAGATCGACACGCTGCGCAAGGACAACGCCGTCAAGGACGCCGAACTGCGCCACCGCGGCCTGGTGCAGACCGCCGCCTCGCTGGGCGCGTCGCTGGCGCTGTTCCTGTGCGCGGGCGTGCTGTGGCTGTACCGCAAATCGGTGCTCACCCGCCGCCGCTTGGCCGAGCTCAACGACGAACTGGCCTACCGCTCGGCCCACGATCCCCTCACCGGCCTGTTCAACCGACGCTCGTTCCAGGACCGCATGCGCAGCCGCACCGGCGAAGCGGCGCCGCGCCTGGGCTCGGCCGACTGCTTCACCCTGCTCGACATCGACCACTTCAAGCGCATCAACGACGAATACGGCCACGCCGCCGGAGATGCCGTCCTGGTCGAGGTCGGCAAGCGCCTGCGCGCGGCGATGCGCGAATCGGACATGGTGCTGCGCTGGGGCGGCGAGGAATTCCTCGTGTATTCGCAGGGCGTCACCCAGGAACAGCGGCCGCTGCTGGTACAGCGCATCCTGGACGCGATCGCGGCCACGCCGGTCGTGCTCGAGGACGGCACCGCCCTGTCGGTCAGCGCCACCGCCGGCGCGGTCTCGCTGCCGTTCGCGCACGAGGGCCTGGATGCCGATACGCAGGAAGCCGCGGCCCAGCCCGACTGGGAACAGGCCATCGCGCTGGCCGACCGCGCGCTATACAAGGGCAAGGAAGCGGGCCGCAACCGCGGTTATATCGTGGCCGGGTTGCGCCGGCCCGAAGGCGCCCTGGAGCTCGACCTGGTGTTGCCCGGCGCCGCGGCCTGA
- a CDS encoding class I SAM-dependent methyltransferase: MDSASEKSIIALDNWLQSPAGAYVRAFEQACLDELTVDIFGFNALQIGVPQLDALAASRMPNKWQAATRTSDADELAFAAGGRQIAVAVDVEELPFATASIDLVVLPHVLEFALEPHQVLREVERVLIPEGQVIICGFNPASLWGMRQGVRRVTRSDYLPASGEFISMPRLKDWLKLLNLGVTRSHFGCYAPPCRTAHWLSRFAMMESAGARWWPYLGAVYVVHAIKRVKGMHIIGPAWNKKASKRPAAVPAANRE; the protein is encoded by the coding sequence ATGGATAGCGCATCCGAAAAATCCATTATAGCGCTCGACAACTGGCTGCAATCGCCGGCGGGCGCCTACGTGCGCGCGTTCGAACAGGCCTGCCTCGACGAGCTCACGGTGGATATCTTCGGCTTCAATGCGCTGCAGATCGGCGTGCCCCAGCTCGATGCGCTGGCGGCCAGCCGCATGCCCAATAAATGGCAGGCGGCGACCCGCACCTCCGATGCCGACGAACTGGCGTTCGCGGCCGGCGGCCGGCAGATCGCGGTCGCGGTCGACGTCGAGGAGCTGCCGTTCGCCACCGCCAGCATCGACCTGGTGGTGCTGCCCCACGTGCTCGAGTTCGCCCTCGAGCCGCACCAGGTCTTGCGCGAGGTGGAGCGGGTCCTGATTCCCGAGGGGCAGGTGATCATCTGCGGCTTCAATCCGGCCAGCCTGTGGGGCATGCGCCAGGGCGTCCGGCGCGTCACCCGCAGCGACTACCTGCCGGCCTCCGGCGAATTCATCTCTATGCCGCGTCTCAAAGACTGGCTAAAATTGCTGAACCTGGGCGTGACCCGCAGCCATTTCGGCTGCTACGCCCCGCCGTGCCGCACGGCCCACTGGCTCAGCCGCTTCGCGATGATGGAATCGGCGGGCGCGCGCTGGTGGCCCTATCTCGGCGCGGTCTACGTGGTGCATGCCATCAAGCGGGTCAAGGGTATGCACATCATCGGTCCCGCATGGAACAAGAAAGCGAGCAAGCGGCCGGCAGCAGTGCCGGCTGCGAACAGGGAATGA